In Nilaparvata lugens isolate BPH chromosome 5, ASM1435652v1, whole genome shotgun sequence, the following proteins share a genomic window:
- the LOC111050270 gene encoding general transcription factor IIH subunit 2, with translation MTAVEEEDGKEYRWETGYEKTWEAIREDDEGLLEGAVAEMVQRAKRRRLEALSAAAGHVRLGMMRHVIVVVDCSDAMLDQDLKPTRQLCATKLLCSFIDEFFDQNPIGQLGVVVTRNKRAERASQLGGNAQKHVAAVQAHLSRPEYCAGEPSLQNALELALTSLRSLPTHASREIVVLLASLTTCDPGDITATIESLKSCNVRVSVIGLAAEVRVCAALCRETGGSYSVAMDDRHLRDLLREHVLPPPSLKARAAEDEAALVKMGFPHSANAQQGQLSMCMCHLDSPATEPADTSASASASASGCKLRAGGYFCPQCRSNYCQLPAECRVCGLTLISAPHLARSYHHLFPVRPFSQRPAVGAETGEGEGAAAEAGVRAGWCFACRKSLAAGAVGDKFVYECEKCHEVFCLDCDLFIHDTLHTCPGCTTDQRTFQQLST, from the exons ATGACAGCTGTCGAAGAAGAAGACGGCAAAGAGTACCGTTGGGAGACCGGCTACGAGAAGACATGGGAGGCCATTCGGGAGGACGACGAAGGCCTTCTAGAGGGCGCCGTGGCCGAGATGGTGCAGCGCGCCAAGCGGCGACGACTGGAAGCTCTGTCGGCTGCGGCTGGCCATGTGCGACTTGGTATGATGCGACACGTAATCGTGGTCGTCGATTGCTCTGATGCCATGCTCGATCAGGATCTCAAACCCACCAGGCAGCTGTGCGCTACTAAG TTGTTGTGCAGCTTCATAGACGAGTTTTTCGACCAGAATCCGATCGGCCAACTGGGTGTGGTTGTGACGCGCAACaagcgagcggagcgagcctccCAGCTGGGCGGCAATGCTCAAAAACACGTGGCAGCTGTGCAGGCGCATCTCTCCCGGCCCGAGTACTGCGCAg GTGAACCTTCGCTGCAGAACGCACTGGAGTTGGCCTTGACTTCACTGCGCAGCCTGCCCACGCATGCTAGTCGCGAGATTGTCGTGCTGTTGGCAAGCCTGACCACATGTGACCCCGGTGACATCACTGCTACTATTGAG TCGCTGAAATCGTGTAACGTGCGCGTGTCGGTGATCGGGCTGGCAGCGGAGGTCCGCGTGTGCGCGGCGCTGTGTCGCGAGACAGGTGGCTCCTACTCTGTGGCCATGGACGACCGCCATTTGAGGGACCTGTTGCGCGAACACGTGTTGCCCCCTCCCTCGCTCAAGGCGCGTGCTGCCGAGGACGAGGCGGCGCTCGTCAAGATGGGCTTCCCGCACTCGGCCAACGCCCAACAGGGACAGTTGAGCATGTGCATGTG CCATCTAGACTCGCCCGCCACAGAGCCGGCGGACACTTCCGCCTCCGCTTCCGCGTCCGCGAGCGGCTGCAAGCTCCGCGCGGGCGGCTACTTCTGTCCGCAGTGCCGCAGCAACTACTGTCAGCTTCCCGCCGAATGCCGCGTCTGCGGTCTGACGCTGATTTCCGCGCCGCATCTGGCTCGCTCCTACCACCACCTGTTTCCCGTCCGCCCGTTCAGCCAACGGCCGGCGGTGGGAGCGGAAacgggagagggagagggagcgGCAGCAGAAGCGGGAGTGAGAGCAGGATGGTGTTTTGCGTGTCGCAAGTCGCTGGCCGCTGGAGCGGTTGGCGATAAGTTT GTGTACGAATGCGAGAAATGCCACGAGGTGTTTTGTTTGGACTGCGACCTGTTCATTCACGACACTCTGCACACGTGTCCAGGCTGCACCACCGATCAGCGTACTTTCCAACAGCTGTCCACCTGA